A section of the Halichoerus grypus chromosome 11, mHalGry1.hap1.1, whole genome shotgun sequence genome encodes:
- the NXPE4 gene encoding LOW QUALITY PROTEIN: NXPE family member 4 (The sequence of the model RefSeq protein was modified relative to this genomic sequence to represent the inferred CDS: inserted 1 base in 1 codon), whose protein sequence is MRSMANRKSLLIQFILASWIIFTVFQNSTKIWTALKLPMSLHHWNFIMKSSSPELPLHPVVSSAETELRIKRIMEKLDQLIPPRPFTHMNTTTSATHSTATILHSRDTYCRGDQLDILLEVRDHLERRKEYGGDFLRARMSSPALKAGASGKVTDFNNGTYLVSFTLFWEGWVSLSILLIHPSEGVSALWRARNQGYDRVIFTGQFASGTSHVSTDCALVVNSSAELCEYLDAQDQEAFYCVRPQHMPCAALTHMQSKNTDVSYLSRQEWSLFERSNVGVEIMENNAINVSKCNNRKTVTMKKKCKFGVASTIPGGHVWKETWNPVSCSLAPIKMKECLRGKFIYLMGDSTIRQWMEYFKNSINTLKSVDLHESGXLQHQLAVDLDENINIQWQKHGYPLVGSLSYSVKDIEYIARVIDRTGGGKNIIVVISLGQHFRPFPIDVFIRRTLNIHKAVQRLLLRSPDTMVIIKTENIREMHGDVERFSDFHGYVQYLAIKDIFQDLNVGIIDAWDITIAYGTNNVHPPQSVVRNQVSILLNYIC, encoded by the exons ATGAGAAGTATGGCAAATCGTAAATCACTGTTGATACAGTTTATATTGGCCTCCTGGATCATTTttacagtttttcaaaattcCACTAAG ATATGGACTGCACTTAAGTTGCCCATGTCCCTCCATCACTGGAACTTTATCATGAAGTCCTCAAGTCCTGAATTACCACTGCATCCAGTAGTTTCATCAGCAGAGACTGAGCTAAGAATAAAGAGAATCATGGAAAAACTAGACCAGCTGATCCCACCCAGACCTTTTACCCACATGAACACCACCACCAGTGCCACACACAGCACAGCCACCATCCTCCACTCTCGAGACACCTACTGCAGGGGGGATCAGCTAGACATCCTCCTGGAGGTGAGGGACCACTTGGAACGCAGGAAGGAATATGGCGGGGATTTCCTGAGGGCCAGGATGTCCTCCCCAgcgctgaaggcaggtgcttcagGAAAGGTGACAGACTTCAACAACGGCACTTACCTTGTCAGTTTCACCCTCTTCTGGGAGGGCTGGGTCTCTTTGTCTATCCTGCTCATCCACCCCAGTGAAGGAGTGTCGGCTCTCTGGAGGGCAAGGAACCAAGGCTATGACAGGGTGATCTTCACAGGCCAGTTTGCCAGCGGCACCTCCCATGTCAGTACTGATTGTGCCCTGGTTGTAAACTCCAGTGCTGAGCTGTGCGAGTACCTGGATGCTCAAGACCAAGAAGCCTTCTACTGTGTGAGACCTCAGCACATGCCCTGTGCTGCACTCACTCACATGCAATCCAAAAACACGGATGTTTCTTATCTTAGCAGACAAGAATGGAGCCTCTTTGAAAG GTCAAatgtgggtgtagagattatggAAAACAATGCCATTAATGTCTCCAAATGCAACAACA GAAAAACAgttacaatgaaaaagaaatgcaagtttgGAGTGGCATCCACAATCCCTGGTGGACATGTCTGGAAAGAGACCTGGAATCCTGTCTCCTGTAGTTTGGCTCCAATCAAAATGAAAGAATGCCTAAGAGGAAAATTCATATATCTAATGGGAGATTCCACGATCCGCCAGTGGATGGaatatttcaaaaacagtatCAACA CACTGAAGTCAGTGGATCTACATGAATCTG AACTTCAACACCAACTTGCTGTGGACTTGGACGAGAATATCAACATCCAGTGGCAAAAACATGGTTACCCTTTGGTTGGCTCATTAAGCTATTCAGTGAAAGATATTGAGTACATCGCACGAGTCATTGACAGAACCGGAGGAGGAAAAAACATCATCGTTGTAATTTCTCTGGGCCAGCATTTCAGACCCTTCCCCATTGATGTTTTTATCCGAAGGACCCTCAATATCCACAAAGCTGTTCAGCGTCTTCTTCTGAGAAGCCCAGACACTATGGTTATTATCAAGACAGAAAACATCAGGGAGATGCACGGTGATGTGGAAAGATTCAGTGACTTTCATGGTTATGTCCAGTATCTTGCCATTAAGGATATTTTTCAAGACCTCAATGTGGGCATCATTGATGCCTGGGATATAACAATTGCATATGGCACAAATAATGTCCACCCACCTCAATCTGTAGTCAGAAATCAAGTTAGTATATTGCTAAACTATATTTGCTAG